A stretch of the Solanum dulcamara chromosome 6, daSolDulc1.2, whole genome shotgun sequence genome encodes the following:
- the LOC129892677 gene encoding glycine-rich cell wall structural protein 1-like, giving the protein MASSSQNWVVGLLLFLIIFLELSAITFGDDKLEESKLVNNNGCRYGRRGCGGRGGRGVRSPGTGRRVRGGGGGGGGGGGGGGGGGAGHGSGFGAGFGTGGGGGGGGGGGGTGNGYGYGGGFGAGGGAGGGGGGGGGGGGGGSGYGSGFGAGGGFGGLGGRGIGGAGASAGGIGGGFGMGIGVGAGVGTGVGQGIGVGSGFGNGGGGNGRT; this is encoded by the coding sequence ATGGCTTCTTCTTCTCAGAATTGGGTTGTAGGGTTACTTctttttttgatcattttcttgGAATTGAGTGCCATCACTTTTGGTGATGATAAGCTTGAAGAGTCAAAGTTGGTTAATAATAATGGTTGCAGATATGGTAGGAGAGGTTGTGGTGGACGTGGCGGAAGGGGTGTACGTAGTCCAGGAACTGGAAGGAGAGTTCGAGGAGGTGGTGGAGgaggaggtggtggtggtggtggtggaggtgGAGGAGGGGCAGGTCATGGTAGTGGATTCGGAGCAGGATTTGGAACAGGAGGTGGTggtggaggtggtggtggtgggggAGGTACTGGAAATGGTTATGGATATGGTGGAGGATTTGGAGCTGGAGGTGGTGCtggaggaggaggaggtggtggtggaggaggaggaggaggaggatcAGGCTATGGTAGTGGTTTTGGCGCGGGTGGAGGATTTGGAGGATTGGGAGGCCGGGGAATAGGAGGTGCAGGTGCAAGTGCTGGAGGAATTGGAGGCGGATTTGGAATGGGAATTGGTGTAGGAGCTGGAGTTGGAACTGGAGTTGGTCAAGGTATTGGAGTAGGGAGCGGGTTTGGTaatggtggtggtggtaatgGCCGAACATAA
- the LOC129892192 gene encoding dirigent protein 22-like yields MASNSIKLSLIFLLIVFITSKAELDKLKETNMTLYFQDWSGGPNATVLQITGHQDHGPLSFAKFGSVFVTDDPITESFDKNSAEIARAQGIYVTSALDGKISHVLISIIFTNEEYKGTTLEIQGASPQFERVREVAVVGGTGKFRLARGYATFETIHFDLAIHYVVIQCNVTILHY; encoded by the coding sequence ATGGCATCAAATTCAATCAAGCTATCCCTCATTTTTCTTCTAATAGTTTTCATAACCTCAAAGGCTGAACTAGACAAACTTAAAGAAACAAACATGACACTCTATTTCCAAGATTGGTCCGGTGGTCCAAATGCCACTGTGCTACAAATAACTGGCCATCAAGATCATGGTCCTCTAAGTTTTGCCAAGTTTGGTTCTGTTTTCGTTACTGATGATCCAATAACAGAATCCTTTGATAAGAATTCCGCGGAAATTGCTAGAGCTCAGGGCATATATGTTACGTCTGCATTGGATGGCAAAATTTCTCATGTGTTAATATCAATTATTTTCACTAATGAAGAATATAAAGGTACTACTTTGGAAATTCAAGGTGCTAGTCCTCAGTTTGAAAGAGTGAGAGAAGTGGCAGTAGTTGGTGGCACTGGAAAGTTTAGGCTTGCTCGTGGATATGCAACTTTTGAGACTATTCATTTTGATTTGGCAATTCATTACGTTGTTATTCAGTGTAATGTTACCATTTTACATTACTGA
- the LOC129892678 gene encoding glycine-rich cell wall structural protein 1-like: protein MGSSSQNWVVGLLLFLIILLELSAITFGDDKLEESKLSNNNGCRYGRRGCGGRGGGRVDRVRGGGGGGGGGGGGGGGGGGWGSGYGSGFGAGFGTGGGGGGGGGGGGTGGGSGYGAGFGAGNGAGGGGGGGGGGGGGGSGYGSGYGADGGLGGLGGGIGGERGEGIGVGFGMGIGIGVGVGAGGRAGQGVGVGSGFGNGGGSNGRT, encoded by the coding sequence ATGGGTTCTTCTTCTCAGAATTGGGTTGTAGGGTTACTTCTTTTCTTGATCATTCTCTTGGAATTGAGTGCCATCACTTTTGGTGATGACAAGCTTGAAGAGTCGAAGTTGAGTAATAATAATGGTTGCAGATATGGTAGGAGAGGTTGTGGTGGACGTGGTGGAGGGAGAGTAGATAGAGTTCGAGGAGGTGgtggaggaggaggaggtggtggtggtggtggtggaggaggaggaggatggGGGTCAGGTTATGGTAGTGGATTTGGAGCAGGATTTGGAACAGGAGGTGGTGGTGGAGGTGGTGGGGGTGGGGGAGGTACCGGAGGTGGTTCAGGATATGGTGCAGGATTTGGAGCAGGAAATGGTGctggaggaggaggaggaggcgGCGGAGGCGGTGGAGGAGGAGGGTCAGGTTATGGTAGCGGTTATGGTGCGGATGGAGGATTAGGAGGATTGGGAGGGGGAATAGGAGGTGAACGTGGTGAAGGAATTGGAGTCGGATTTGGAATGGGAATTGGTATAGGAGTTGGAGTTGGAGCTGGAGGTAGAGCTGGTCAAGGTGTTGGAGTAGGGAGTGGGTTCGGTAATGGTGGTGGTAGTAATGGCCGAACATAA